The uncultured Desulfuromonas sp. genome contains the following window.
GTCAAAAACGAGGGCTACGATATTGTCCCCGAGATCATGATTCCGCTGATCAGTGGCGTCAAAGAGCTGGAAATTCTCCGCGCCAACGCTGTCAAAATTGCTGACGAAGTGATCGCTGAATACGACGTTAACGTGGAATACCTGGTTGGCACCATGATTGAGTTGCCGCGTGCCGCCATTACTGCCGATCAGGTGGCCACCCAGGCCGATTTTTTCTCCTTCGGGACCAATGATTTGACGCAAACCACCTACGGCCTGTCCCGTGACGACGCCGGTAAGTTCCTGCCGCTGTATGTTGAGCAGGAAATCTTCCCAGAAGACCCGTTTGTCGCCATCGACCAGGATGGTGTTGGTGAACTGGTCAAGATGGGTTGTGAAAAAGGGCGTCAGACCCGTCCCAACATTAAACTGGGCATTTGTGGTGAGCACGGCGGTGAGCCGAGCAGTGTTATTTTCTGCCACAAAATCGGTCTCGACTACGTGTCCTGCTCGCCGTATCGGGTGCCTATTGCCCGTTTGGCCGCCGCTCACGCAGTACTGCTTGAAGAGCCGGAAGCCTGATCTTTCAATATTCTTTGAGTCCGTAAAAGCCCCCGCATCGCGGGGGCTTTTTTTCTTTGGTAGGGCGATGGATACAAACACAACAATTGAAGAACCGTGTCCTTTATGTCAGTCCGGTGGCAGTGTGCTGTTTGGTGAAGACCGGCGGCGCTGCTATTGGCGTTGCCCCTGTTGCCGCCTGGTGTTTGTTGCGCGTCATGATCTGCCGACCTCACACGAGGAAAAAGCCGAGTACGATCTGCATGAAAACACTCCGGATGATGACGGTTATCGGCGTTTTCTCAGTCGCTTGTTCAATCCGTTGCAACAGCGCCTTACCGACCATGCACTTGGGCTGGACTTTGGCTGCGGACCCGGACCGACCCTGTCGGTCATGGCCTCAGAATCAGGCCTGCAGATGAAGCTGTATGATCCGTTTTATGCCCCGGATCACTCGGTGCTGGCGCAACGCTATGATTTTATTACCGCGACCGAGGTGGTTGAGCATCTGCATCGTCCGGGGGCGGAACTCGACCGGTTATGGGATCTGTTGCAGCCGGGAGGAATCCTTGCCATCATGACCAAGCTGGTCATCGACCAGCAGGCGTTTACGACATGGCATTATAAAAATGATCGGACCCATGTGCGTTTTTTTTCCCGTCAGACCTTTCACTGGTTAGCGGAAAAATGGCAAGCGCAACTGGCGTTTATCGATAAGGATGTTATTTTTCTGCGTAAGAATGAGAGCAGAAATGGGCAGAAAGAAAAGGGGGAGCGATGAATATTGTTGTGTTGGATGGCTATACTCTGAATTCCGGTGATCTGGACTGGGCACCGCTACAGGGCCTTGGCACGTGTGAAATCTATCCACGCACTGCGCCGGATCAAATTGTTGAGCGCGCCCGCAATGCCGAGATTGTTTTGACCAACAAGGTGGTGCTCGGTGAGAGAGAGCTGCTGGCGTTGCCGAAACTGCGTTACATTGGTGTGCTGGCGACCGGCACCAATGTCGTTGATCTGGACGCGGCTGCTCAGCGCCAAATTGTCGTTACCAACGTGCCCGCTTACAGCACCATGTCTGTAGCGCAGATGGTGTTCTCCCTGTTGCTGGAACTGGTGCAACAGGTGGGGCATCATGATCGACGTGTTCATGACGGGGCCTGGAGCGACAGTGTTGACTTCAGTTTTCGTGAAACCCCGTTGATGGAGTTGGACGGTCTGACGCTGGGGATTGTCGGTTTCGGCCATATCGGCCGGGCTGTGGCGCGGATTGCCGAAAACTTTGGCATGAACGTGTTGGTGCATGTGCGTCGCTCTCACCGCTTTAAACAATTGCATGAGGGGGGTGGCCCGAGTGATGCTGAACTGAATCATTTATTCGCTCAATCCGATGTGGTCAGCCTGCATTGCCCGTTGACCGAGCAGACCCACCATCTCGTTGATGAGCGGCGGCTGGCTTTGATGAAACCGGGTGCGATTCTGATCAATACCGCACGTGGGCCGTTGCTGGATGAAGTGGCGGTGGCCAAGGCGTTGCACGATGGACATTTAGGTGGGCTCGGTGTTGATGTGCTCAGCAGTGAACCGCCGTCGGCGGATAACCCATTACTGAGTGCACCCCATTGTGTCATTACCCCGCATATTGCCTGGGCCACTCTGGCGGCGCGCCAACGTCTGTTGGAGACCGTGGTGGCTAATGTGGTG
Protein-coding sequences here:
- a CDS encoding class I SAM-dependent methyltransferase, giving the protein MDTNTTIEEPCPLCQSGGSVLFGEDRRRCYWRCPCCRLVFVARHDLPTSHEEKAEYDLHENTPDDDGYRRFLSRLFNPLQQRLTDHALGLDFGCGPGPTLSVMASESGLQMKLYDPFYAPDHSVLAQRYDFITATEVVEHLHRPGAELDRLWDLLQPGGILAIMTKLVIDQQAFTTWHYKNDRTHVRFFSRQTFHWLAEKWQAQLAFIDKDVIFLRKNESRNGQKEKGER
- a CDS encoding D-2-hydroxyacid dehydrogenase — its product is MNIVVLDGYTLNSGDLDWAPLQGLGTCEIYPRTAPDQIVERARNAEIVLTNKVVLGERELLALPKLRYIGVLATGTNVVDLDAAAQRQIVVTNVPAYSTMSVAQMVFSLLLELVQQVGHHDRRVHDGAWSDSVDFSFRETPLMELDGLTLGIVGFGHIGRAVARIAENFGMNVLVHVRRSHRFKQLHEGGGPSDAELNHLFAQSDVVSLHCPLTEQTHHLVDERRLALMKPGAILINTARGPLLDEVAVAKALHDGHLGGLGVDVLSSEPPSADNPLLSAPHCVITPHIAWATLAARQRLLETVVANVVAFQAGTPQNVVI